In a genomic window of Wyeomyia smithii strain HCP4-BCI-WySm-NY-G18 chromosome 1, ASM2978416v1, whole genome shotgun sequence:
- the LOC129717992 gene encoding probable cytochrome P450 304a1 isoform X2 has protein sequence MRNNYSRSCKVEVHRKVYQQWMKNVCLFRFYQDAEGIFFTDGDSWREQRKFFLKTLHQYGFGRRSPESEADINIGLEELIDMLRNGAKYEHEKALMDATGFVICPMVFFALFSNVVLKMLIGARLEREDQGVLFALGENAIGFHRNGDDYGMLLSYIPWIRHLFPKTTKYELLRKVNQKANGVILSLAQKCEKSYEENDIRCFIDAYIKEIRNNKNNGVSTGHDEFGFEYDQLVIGCADFMVPPLSAIPVNISLIIERLLENPVVEAKMYNELIDIVGSSRLPTLEDRSSLPYCEAVIREALRIDTLVPSGIPHMATKDTELCGYLIPKGTVVMNSFDYIHQQEEIFSNSKSFLPERFLNADGKLALEQDKSLPFGNGKRVCAGEAFARNALFLAITSLVQNFTFKLPDEQSKPNLNARLTGVIRSPADFRLKFTSRR, from the exons ATGAGGAATAACTACTCTCGTAGTTGCAAAGTTGAAGTTCATAGAAAAGTTTATCAGCAGTGGATGAAAAACGTATGTTTATTTCGGTTTTACCAGGATGCTGAag GTATTTTCTTCACCGATGGCGATAGCTGGCGTGAGCAGCGGAAATTTTTCCTTAAAACGTTGCACCAGTACGGCTTTGGACGGCGTAGTCCGGAGTCCGAAGCGGACATCAACATCGGATTGGAGGAATTGATTGATATGCTGCGGAATGGAGCTAAGTACGAGCACGAAAAGGCTCTCATGGATGCGACAGGATTCGTAATCTGCCCGATGGTGTTTTTTGCCCTTTTTTCCAATGTGGTGCTTAAGATGTTAATCGGGGCCCGACTGGAGCGCGAAGATCAGGGTGTTTTGTTTGC ACTTGGTGAGAATGCTATTGGTTTTCATCGTAATGGCGACGATTATGGCATGTTGCTGAGCTACATTCCTTGGATTCGGCATCTGTTTCCGAAAACAACCAAGTATGAATTATTGAGGAAAGTTAATCAGAAGGCTAACGGAGTGATCCTAAGTCTGGCGCAAAAATGTGAGAAAAGTTATGAGGAAAATGACATTCGCTGCTTCATAGATGCATACATCAAGGAGATAAGAAACAATAAGAATAATGGCGTATCGACAGGACATGACGAGTTCGGGTTTGAAT acGATCAACTGGTCATCGGATGCGCTGATTTTATGGTTCCACCACTATCTGCAATTCCAGTGAACATTAGTCTCATTATCGAACGTTTACTCGAGAATCCTGTAGTTGAGGCGAAGATGTATAACGAACTAATCGATATCGTTGGATCCAGCCGTCTTCCCACATTAGAAGATCGTTCAAGCCTTCCGTACTGCGAAGCAGTTATTCGTGAGGCACTCCGCATAGATACGTTAGTCCCTTCCGGTATTCCACACATGGCAACCAAAGATACCGAGTTATGCGGATATCTAATTCCAAAAGGAACGGTCGTCATGAACTCTTTCGACTATATCCATCAGCAAGAGGAAATTTTTAGCAACTCGAAAAGTTTTTTGCCGGAACGTTTTCTTAATGCAGATGGGAAGCTTGCTCTTGAACAAGATAAATCGTTGCCATTCGGCAACGGAAAACGTGTTTGCGCTGGTGAAGCGTTTGCTCGCAATGCTCTCTTTTTGGCAATTACTTCGCTGGTGCAAAACTTTACCTTCAAGCTTCCAGATGAACAAAGTAAACCTAATTTGAACGCTCGGCTGACTGGTGTAATACGTTCGCCAGCAGACTTCAGACTCAAGTTTACAAGTCGCCGTTAA
- the LOC129717992 gene encoding probable cytochrome P450 304a1 isoform X1, whose translation MVLITEVIIALSIGLLIYQAYRYLFERPSSNFPPGPPRLPLLGSYPFLLALNYRHLNQAAAKLSQYYGSKLIGLYLGPMPAVIVNDYDTVKEVLGRSDFDGRPDLFMARLRDERFQRRGIFFTDGDSWREQRKFFLKTLHQYGFGRRSPESEADINIGLEELIDMLRNGAKYEHEKALMDATGFVICPMVFFALFSNVVLKMLIGARLEREDQGVLFALGENAIGFHRNGDDYGMLLSYIPWIRHLFPKTTKYELLRKVNQKANGVILSLAQKCEKSYEENDIRCFIDAYIKEIRNNKNNGVSTGHDEFGFEYDQLVIGCADFMVPPLSAIPVNISLIIERLLENPVVEAKMYNELIDIVGSSRLPTLEDRSSLPYCEAVIREALRIDTLVPSGIPHMATKDTELCGYLIPKGTVVMNSFDYIHQQEEIFSNSKSFLPERFLNADGKLALEQDKSLPFGNGKRVCAGEAFARNALFLAITSLVQNFTFKLPDEQSKPNLNARLTGVIRSPADFRLKFTSRR comes from the exons ATGGTGTTGATAACCGAGGTGATAATCGCTCTGTCGATTGGACTTCTAATCTACCAAGCTTATCGATACTTGTTTGAGCGGCCTTCGTCTAACTTTCCTCCAGGGCCACCCCGGTTGCCCTTGCTCGGTAGTTATCCCTTCTTGTTGGCCTTGAACTACCGGCATCTAAATCAGGCAGCCGCCAAGTTATCCCAGTATTACGGAAGCAAGCTGATTGGTTTGTATCTGGGGCCAATGCCGGCGGTCATCGTGAATGATTACGATACGGTCAAGGAAGTTCTCGGTCGGTCGGATTTCGACGGACGACCGGATTTGTTTATGGCTAGACTGCGTGATGAGCGCTTCCAGCGGAGAG GTATTTTCTTCACCGATGGCGATAGCTGGCGTGAGCAGCGGAAATTTTTCCTTAAAACGTTGCACCAGTACGGCTTTGGACGGCGTAGTCCGGAGTCCGAAGCGGACATCAACATCGGATTGGAGGAATTGATTGATATGCTGCGGAATGGAGCTAAGTACGAGCACGAAAAGGCTCTCATGGATGCGACAGGATTCGTAATCTGCCCGATGGTGTTTTTTGCCCTTTTTTCCAATGTGGTGCTTAAGATGTTAATCGGGGCCCGACTGGAGCGCGAAGATCAGGGTGTTTTGTTTGC ACTTGGTGAGAATGCTATTGGTTTTCATCGTAATGGCGACGATTATGGCATGTTGCTGAGCTACATTCCTTGGATTCGGCATCTGTTTCCGAAAACAACCAAGTATGAATTATTGAGGAAAGTTAATCAGAAGGCTAACGGAGTGATCCTAAGTCTGGCGCAAAAATGTGAGAAAAGTTATGAGGAAAATGACATTCGCTGCTTCATAGATGCATACATCAAGGAGATAAGAAACAATAAGAATAATGGCGTATCGACAGGACATGACGAGTTCGGGTTTGAAT acGATCAACTGGTCATCGGATGCGCTGATTTTATGGTTCCACCACTATCTGCAATTCCAGTGAACATTAGTCTCATTATCGAACGTTTACTCGAGAATCCTGTAGTTGAGGCGAAGATGTATAACGAACTAATCGATATCGTTGGATCCAGCCGTCTTCCCACATTAGAAGATCGTTCAAGCCTTCCGTACTGCGAAGCAGTTATTCGTGAGGCACTCCGCATAGATACGTTAGTCCCTTCCGGTATTCCACACATGGCAACCAAAGATACCGAGTTATGCGGATATCTAATTCCAAAAGGAACGGTCGTCATGAACTCTTTCGACTATATCCATCAGCAAGAGGAAATTTTTAGCAACTCGAAAAGTTTTTTGCCGGAACGTTTTCTTAATGCAGATGGGAAGCTTGCTCTTGAACAAGATAAATCGTTGCCATTCGGCAACGGAAAACGTGTTTGCGCTGGTGAAGCGTTTGCTCGCAATGCTCTCTTTTTGGCAATTACTTCGCTGGTGCAAAACTTTACCTTCAAGCTTCCAGATGAACAAAGTAAACCTAATTTGAACGCTCGGCTGACTGGTGTAATACGTTCGCCAGCAGACTTCAGACTCAAGTTTACAAGTCGCCGTTAA